A portion of the Corticium candelabrum chromosome 5, ooCorCand1.1, whole genome shotgun sequence genome contains these proteins:
- the LOC134180552 gene encoding uncharacterized protein LOC134180552: MLLVWTPVFLVLSTLRLQQQSNADQSCPTYPFREGRRTLRMLDKTKRDVIPRNEKRIESQRYMSQLPSLFRLYHTALQYRGVKFDFKVERVNSKLPVITGIGSIEENRKSENWSKYTWYLRGSSSCSLEKVREYNRRYNLRYNVLTNNCQNYTTKLMMFLRRCRC, translated from the exons ATGCTCCTAGTCTGGACGCCCGTTTTCCTTGTGTTATCAACACTACGTCTACAACAGCAAAGTAATGCAG ACCAATCTTGCCCAACATATCCTTTCAGAGAAGGAAGGCGAACGCTCAGGATGCTAGATAAAACGAAGCGCGATGTGATACCAAGAAACGAAAAAAGAATTGAAAGCCAAAGGTATATGTCTCAACTGCCAAGTCTATTTAGACTCTATCACACCGCGCTCCAGTACCGAGGGGTCAAATTTGATTTCAAAGTTGAAAGAGTGAATAGCAAGCTGCCAGTTATTACAGGTATAGGAAGTATCGAGGAGAATCGAAAGAGCGAGAATTGGAGTAAGTACACTTGGTACTTGAGAGGGAGCAGTAGCTGTAGCCTTGAGAAAGTTCGTGAATACAATCGTCGCTATAACCTCCGATACAACGTTCTTACTAACAACTGTCAGAATTATACAACAAAACTCATGATGTTCCTGAGAAGATGTAGATGTTAG